The genomic DNA TGCCCGGTGCGCTGCGCCGAATTCATCTCCTACACGATACGCAGAAGGCATCCAAAGCCCTAGCACGACTTTAGTGATCTCGCGAGTCATGCCCTGCTCGAAAAGTTGGTCACTTTAGTTCTGTTCATGTGAGCCGCGAATTTTTCGGTTGAGTGGAATCGCTGCGTCTCCCAGAATCGAACGCACCGAGACCCCGATTGAACGCAGGGAGATCTACATGACCGGGACGGCGAGCAGGGCCGCCTTCGAGATCGTCAAGGGAGTTCGTGAGATTCTCACGCTCACCGAGGCCGAGGTCGAGGAGAACCTCGATCCCCAGGAGTTGCTGGACGGCCTGGAGGACGGATTCCGGGGGCTCGAACTGGGCGAGGTCCAGTCGCCTTTCCGGCCGGAGCTGACCGTTCCGGGCAAGGGGTTCTCCTTGGCCATGTCGGCCTGGCAGCCGGGTTGGCAGATGTGCGTGAAAGTGGTGAACGTCTTCGACGGAAACCTCGATCTCGGACTGCCCAACCACCTCGCCATGATTAACCTTTTCGACCCGGAGACCGGGGCGACGACGTGCGTCATGGACGGGACCTACATCACCGGGATTCGCACCGCGGCGTCCGCGGTGCTGTCCGCGCGGCTGCTGGCCCGGCGCGACGCGCGGGTCGCCACGATCGTCGGCGCGGGCGTCCAGGCTCGCGAGCACTTGCGGTTGCTGCCCCTGATCCGGGCATTCGACCGCATCAACGTGTGCTCGCTCCACGTCGACGAGGCGGAGCGGCTGGCCGCCCGCGACGACATCGCTCACGCCTGGGCGGACCTGGAGGCTGCCGTGCGCGAATCGGACGTGGTCTGCCTGGCCACGCACGCGGCCGCGCCGGTGATCGATCCGGACTGGCTCAAGCCCGGCGCGCATGTGTCCTCCGTCGGGTACTTCCCGCCGGAGGGCGAACTGCCCCGCGAACTAGCGCAGCGGCATCGCCTGTTCGTGGAGTCACTCGACGCCTTCGAACCGGTGCCGATCGGGTGCTCCGAGCTCTCCACCGCCGATCCCGGCAAGGCCACGACGCTGGGTGCGGTCGTCCTCGACCCACGAGCGGGCAGGCGGGACGACCGTGAGATCACCGTGTACAAGGCCATGGGGATCGGCATGGAGGACATGGTCGCGGCCAACCTCGTCTACCGTCGCGCGCTGCGCGACGGTGTCGGCGGGGTCATGGCGTGGTAGCGAGCGGAACCGGAGTCTGGCCGTGACATCACCATCCCCGACGTCCCTTCACCCGCGCTCCAGCGAGGACCTGCGCCATCTGGCCCGGGCATGCCTGCAGCGGTGCGGCGTCGCCATCGACACCTCCGCCCGCAGCACTGTCACGGCCCGCACGCCGGTGACGGGGGACGAGCTGTTCGACATCCCGGCCGCGGACGCCGCGGCCGTCGGAGCCGCCGTTCAGGCCGCCCACGAAGCCTTCCTGCGGTGGCGGACCGTGCCCGCCCCAGAGCGGGGACGGCTGGTCAAGCGGTTCGGCGAGCTGGTCGAGCTGCACAGGCACGACCTGGCCGAGCTGATCATGATCGAGGTCGGCAAGATCCGCTCCGAGGCGCTCGGCGAAGTACAGGAGATGATCGACGTCTGCGACTTCGCCGTCGGCCTCTCGCGCCGCCTGGAGGGGCGCACCATGCCCTCCGAGCGACCGGGACACCGGCTCATGGAGACCTGGCATCCGCTGGGCGTCGTCGCGGTCATCTCCGCGTTCAACTTCCCGGCCGCCGTCTGGGCGTGGAACGCCGCGATCGCGCTCGTCTGCGGTGACACGGTCGTGTGGAAGCCGTCACCGATGACAAGCCTGACCGCGCTCGCCTGCTCGGCCCTGCTGGAGCGCGCCGCCGCCGAGTGCGACATGCCCTCCGAGATCAACCGGCTGGTCATCTGCGACGTGCCGGCGGCCGGAATCCTGCTCGACAGCCCGCTGGTCCCCCTGGTGAGCGCGACCGGATCCGAGCGCATGGGCGCCGAGATCGCCCCGCGCATCGCCCGGCGCTTCGGACGCTCGATCCTCGAACTCGGCGGCAACAACGCCGCGGTGGTGGCGCCGTCGGCCGACCTGGACCTCGCCGTCCGGGGTATCGCCTTCGCGGCGGTCGGGACGGCGGGCCAGCGCTGTACCACCATGCGACGGGTGATCGCCCACGAGTCGGTGGTGGACGAGCTCGTCGAGCGACTCGACGCGGCTTACGCGAAGCTTGTGGTCGGCGATCCGTTCGACGAGGCCACGCTGGTGGGGCCGCTCATCGACGGCACCGCGTTCGGCGCGATGCGCCGAGCGGTGGACCGCGCCGTCCGAGACGGCGGCACCGTCGTCACGGGCGGCACCAGGGTTGACCGGGAAGGCGCTCCGCAGGCGTACTACGCCCGGCCGGCCATCGTCCGCATGCCCGGCCAGAGCGACATCGTGCGCCAGGAGACCTTCGCCCCGCTCCTGTACGTCATGACGTACGACTCCTTCGAGGAGGCCGTACGGCTGCACAACGCGGTACCCCAGGGCCTGTCGTCGTCGATCTTCACTCTGGACCAGCGCGAGGCCGAGAGCTTCCTCGCCGCCGACGGCTCCGACTGCGGCATCGTCAACGTGAACATCGGCACCTCCGGCGCGGAGATCGGCGGCGCGTTCGGCGGCGAGAAGAGCACGGGAGGCGGCAGGGAGTCCGGCTCCGACGCCTGGCGCGGCTACATGCGCCGCGCGACCAACACCATCAACTACTCCTCCGCACTGCCACTGGCACAAGGCGTCGCATTCGTCTAACAGAAGAAAGGAGGAATCGCATGCGTGCCATTCCTCTGAAGTCAATCGCGGCGGTCGCCGCCCTCGGCCTCCTGGCCTCCGGTTGCGGTCAGGGCCTGCTCGGCCAGGAATCCGGGGGCGAGCAGCACGGCCCCATCGTCCTGGGCATGCTCATTCCGCAGTCGGGCAGCGAAGCCTCGATCGGGCCGTACATGAGCAACGCGGCCCGGCTGGCGGTTGACGAGATCAACGCCAAGGGCGGCGTGCTGGGCCGCAAGCTGGAGCTGAAGACCGCCGACGACGCCTGCGACGCCCAATCGGCCACGGCCGCCGCCAACAAGCTCGTCACCGAGGGCGTGCACGTGTCCGTGGGCGGCTACTGCTCAGGAGCGACGCTGCCCACGCTGCCCATCTTCGGCAAGGCGACCATCCCGATGATCATTCCGGCGGCGAACTCGCAGGAACTGGTCGACCAGAAGCTCGAGCACGTCTTCATGATCAACGGTACCGGCGCGCAGCAGGCCGAGGCCGCGCAGAAGTGGATCGCCGGGCAGGGCGGTCAGCGTGTCGCGCTGATGCACGACAACACCAGCTACTCCAAGGACATCGCGCTGCGCACCCAATCGAGTCTCGGAGCGGCGGCGGTCACCGTCGAGGCGGTGACGCCGAAGGAGAGCGACTACAGCGCCAACATCACCAACGTGCTGGCCAAGAAGCCCGACTTCGTCTACTGGACCGGCTACTTCCAGGAGGGCGGCTTGATCGTCCGCCAGCTGCGGCAGGCCGGCTACAAGGGTTCGATCATGGTCGGTGACGGATCGGTGTCGCCGAAGCTGGCCGAGATCGCCGGCGGCGAGGCGGCCGAGGGCGTTTACGCCACCATGACCCAGACGCCCGACACCCTGGAGGGTGCGAAGGGCTGGATCGAGGCATACAAGAAGAAGTTCAACGCCGAGCCCGGGCCGTACTCCAATCAGGCCTACGACGCGGTCCGGCTGGCGGCCGAGGCGGTGGGCAGGGCGGGCGGCACCGACGGCGCGAAAGTGATCGCCGCGCTGGAGGCGATCGACGGGTTCCCCATGTTCTCCGGGCCGCTGAAGTTCACGCCGGAGCACACGCTGGCCGGCGGCGGGTTCCAGATTCTCGTGGTCAAGGACGGCGCCTTCGCCCTGCAGGATTCGCTGTCATGACGCAGCTCGTCTGGAACGGTCTGTTCGTCGGCTCGTTCTACACCCTGGTGGCGTTGGGCTACAGCATGGTGTACGGGATCATCAAGCTGCTCAACTTCGCCCACGGCGACCTGTACATGCTGAGCGCGTTCACCGGTTTCGCGATCCTCGGCGCGTTCGGGGGCGTACCCGCCTCGATGGGGCTGCTGGCGCTGCTGGCCGTGCTGCTGGTGACCATGGTCGCCTCCGGCCTGGCCGGGGTGGCGCTGGAACGCATCGCCTACCGGCCGCTGCGCCGGGCACCCCGGCTGTCCCTGCTGATCACCGCGGTCGGCGCGTCCTTCGCGGTGGAGTACGGGATGCGCGCGGTGGCCGGAGCCGATCCGCAGGTGTACCCGGTGCGGCTGGGCGGCACGGCGATCGAGGTGTTCGGCGCCCGGCTCACCCTGCAGCAGCTGGTGCTGGTGGGGGCGGCCGTGGCGCTGATGGCCGGGCTGAACCTGCTGGTCACCCGCACCCGCGAGGGCCGGGCCATGCGGGCCATCGCGCTGGATCCGCGGACCAGCTCGCTGATGGGCATCGACGTGGACGCGGTGATCTCCCGCACCTTCTTCCTCGGCTCGGCGCTGGCCGGAGCGGCAGGCGTGATGGCCGGCGCCTACTACGGGAAGATCGACTTCCTGATGGGGTTTCTGATCGGGTTGAAGGCGTTCACCGCCGCGGTCATCGGCGGTATCGGCAACATCCCCGGCACCATGCTGGGCGGTCTGCTGCTGGGCCTGCTGGAGTCGTTCGGCACGTTCTGGCTCGGAGGCGAGTGGCGGGACGTGTTCACGTTCGGAGTGCTGATCCTGTTCCTGACGGTGCGGCCGACCGGGCTGCTCGGTGAACGCGTCACGGAGCGAGTATGACGACGGCCGATCAGAGCAAAACCGGGACCGAGCCGCGTCCCCCGGGAACGGGCAGGACCCCTGGCCGCGCCTCGAAGCTGTTGGGCAACAATCGAGTCGGGCTGGCCGGCCTGCTGATCGCGCTGGCGGCGCCGTTCGTGAACGCCAGCCCGTACGCGCTGGCGGTGATGACCAGCACGGTGATCTTCGTGATGCTGGCGGCCGGGCTGAACATCGTGGTCGGCTACTGCGGGCTGCTGGATCTGGGATACGTAGCCTTCTTCGCCGTCGGCGCCTACACCAGCGGCGTGCTGGCCACCCGACTCGAGTTGCCGCTGGTGGCCACCGTGCCGGTGGTGCTGGTGGTCACCGTGATCGCCGGGATCGTCATCGGCGCCCCGACGCTGCGGCTGCGCAGCGACTACCTGGCCATCGTGACGCTGGGCTTCGGCGAGATCATCCGCATCTCTGCCAACAACCTCGACATCACCGGAGGCCCGTCCGGCATCTACGGCATCCCGCCGCTGACCACCAGCCCGGTGGTCTTCTACTACCTGACTGTGGCCGTGGTCGCCCTGGCCGTGCTCGGCGCGGCCCGGCTCGGCCGCTCCCGGCTGGGGCGCGCCTGGCGGTTCGTCCGCGAGGACGAGGACGCCGCCGAGGCCATGGGCGTGCACACCTACCGCATCAAGCTGGCCGCCTACATCGCCGGCGCAGTCTGGGGCGGCCTGGCCGGCGTGCTGTTCGCCTCCCAGCTGTCGGCCATCTCCCCCAACAGCTTCACCTTCCTGCAGTCAGCGCTGGTGCTCATGGCCGTGGTCCTGGGCGGCATGGGCTCGGTCCCGGGCGTCGTCGTCGGCGCCATCGTGATCAGCCTGCTCCCGGAGATCCTGCGCGACCTGGCCGACTACCGCTTCTTCCTGTTCGGCGTCCTGCTCATCGTCTTCATGCTGGCACGGCCCCAGGGCTTGTGGCCCGCCCGATCCAAGGAGCCGCTCACATGACCCTGCTGCGCATCGAGGATCTCCGCCTGTCCTTCGGCGGGCTGCTGGCCATCGACGGGTTGTGCTTCTCCGTCGGCCAGGCCGAGATCGTCTCGGTGATCGGCCCCAACGGCGCCGGCAAGACCTCCGCCTTCAACTGCGTCACCGGCTTCTACCGGCCCGCCGGCGGCCAGATCACGCTGCGCGGCAAGAGCCTGAGCGGCCTTCGCCCCTCGGCCATCGCCGGCCTGGGCATCGCGCGCACCTTCCAGAACCTGCGGCTGTTCGGCGAACTGTCGGTGCTGGACAACGTGCGCGCCGGCGCCCACCTGTGGCTGCGGCAGAGCATCTTCGACGCTCTGCTACACACCCCCCGCTACGGCCGCTCCGAGCGCGAATGCACCCAAGCCGCCCACCACTGGCTCGACTTCGTGGGCCTGCGCGGTGACCGCTACGGCGCCGCCCGCAACCTGCCCTACGGCGAGCAGCGGCGCGCCGAGATCGCCCGGGCGCTGGCCCGCCGCCCGGACCTGCTCCTGCTGGACGAACCCGCCGCCGGGCTGAACCACGGCGAGAAGGCCGAGATGCTCGACCTCATCCGCCGCATCCAGGCCCTGGGCATCGCCATCGTGCTCATCGAACACGACATGGGCCTGGTCATGGAGGTCTCTGAGCGCGTCGTCGTGCTCAACTTCGGCCGCGAGATCGCCGACGGCCGCCCCGAGGACATCCGGCGCGACCCCGCTGTCATCGAGGCCTACCTGGGGAGCGACACCCATGCTTGACATCCACGGACTCGACGTCCACTACGACGGCGTGCACGCCCTGCGCGGCCTGTCCGTGACCGTCGAGCAGGGCGAGATCGTCGCCCTGCTCGGCAACAACGGAGCGGGCAAGACCACCACCCTGTCCGCGATCTCCGGACTCGTGCGTCCCGGCGACGGCACCGTCGTCTTCGACGGCCAAGAGATCACCCGTGACAAGCCCCACACCATCGCCGCACGCGGGCTGGTGCACGTCCCCGAAGGCCGCCGCGTCTTCTCCACCCTCACCATCCACGAGAACCTGCAGCTCGGCGGCTACATGGTGCGCGATCAGGCCGAGATCCGCAAACGCATCGCCCACATCTACGAGCTGCTGCCCCGTCTGGCCGAACGCCGTGACCAGCAAGGAGGCACCCTCTCAGGCGGCGAACAGCAGATGCTCGCCATCGGCCGCGCCCTCGTCACCGGCCCTCGACTGCTCCTTCTCGACGAGCCCTCCATGGGGCTGGCTCCACTCGTGGTCGCTTCCGTCATGCGGCTCATCGCACAGATCAACGCTGAGGGCACCTCCGTCCTGCTGGTCGAGCAGAACGCCACCGCCGCCCTCGGGATCGCGCATCGCGGGTATGTCCTCGAGAACGGCGTCCGCATTCTCGAGGGCCACGCCGTCGAATTGCGCGCTGACCCCAGAGTTGCCGACGCCTACCTCGGCGGCATGACACATGAGCCCAACTAACGTAGCGTGAGCCCATGGAGCTGGATTCAGGGACACTGACAAAGCTTCGAGCCTTCGAGGCGGTCGGGCGTCATCTTAGTTTCGCTAAGG from Nonomuraea muscovyensis includes the following:
- a CDS encoding ornithine cyclodeaminase family protein; the encoded protein is MTGTASRAAFEIVKGVREILTLTEAEVEENLDPQELLDGLEDGFRGLELGEVQSPFRPELTVPGKGFSLAMSAWQPGWQMCVKVVNVFDGNLDLGLPNHLAMINLFDPETGATTCVMDGTYITGIRTAASAVLSARLLARRDARVATIVGAGVQAREHLRLLPLIRAFDRINVCSLHVDEAERLAARDDIAHAWADLEAAVRESDVVCLATHAAAPVIDPDWLKPGAHVSSVGYFPPEGELPRELAQRHRLFVESLDAFEPVPIGCSELSTADPGKATTLGAVVLDPRAGRRDDREITVYKAMGIGMEDMVAANLVYRRALRDGVGGVMAW
- the amaB gene encoding L-piperidine-6-carboxylate dehydrogenase codes for the protein MTSPSPTSLHPRSSEDLRHLARACLQRCGVAIDTSARSTVTARTPVTGDELFDIPAADAAAVGAAVQAAHEAFLRWRTVPAPERGRLVKRFGELVELHRHDLAELIMIEVGKIRSEALGEVQEMIDVCDFAVGLSRRLEGRTMPSERPGHRLMETWHPLGVVAVISAFNFPAAVWAWNAAIALVCGDTVVWKPSPMTSLTALACSALLERAAAECDMPSEINRLVICDVPAAGILLDSPLVPLVSATGSERMGAEIAPRIARRFGRSILELGGNNAAVVAPSADLDLAVRGIAFAAVGTAGQRCTTMRRVIAHESVVDELVERLDAAYAKLVVGDPFDEATLVGPLIDGTAFGAMRRAVDRAVRDGGTVVTGGTRVDREGAPQAYYARPAIVRMPGQSDIVRQETFAPLLYVMTYDSFEEAVRLHNAVPQGLSSSIFTLDQREAESFLAADGSDCGIVNVNIGTSGAEIGGAFGGEKSTGGGRESGSDAWRGYMRRATNTINYSSALPLAQGVAFV
- a CDS encoding branched-chain amino acid ABC transporter substrate-binding protein — translated: MRAIPLKSIAAVAALGLLASGCGQGLLGQESGGEQHGPIVLGMLIPQSGSEASIGPYMSNAARLAVDEINAKGGVLGRKLELKTADDACDAQSATAAANKLVTEGVHVSVGGYCSGATLPTLPIFGKATIPMIIPAANSQELVDQKLEHVFMINGTGAQQAEAAQKWIAGQGGQRVALMHDNTSYSKDIALRTQSSLGAAAVTVEAVTPKESDYSANITNVLAKKPDFVYWTGYFQEGGLIVRQLRQAGYKGSIMVGDGSVSPKLAEIAGGEAAEGVYATMTQTPDTLEGAKGWIEAYKKKFNAEPGPYSNQAYDAVRLAAEAVGRAGGTDGAKVIAALEAIDGFPMFSGPLKFTPEHTLAGGGFQILVVKDGAFALQDSLS
- a CDS encoding branched-chain amino acid ABC transporter permease; protein product: MTQLVWNGLFVGSFYTLVALGYSMVYGIIKLLNFAHGDLYMLSAFTGFAILGAFGGVPASMGLLALLAVLLVTMVASGLAGVALERIAYRPLRRAPRLSLLITAVGASFAVEYGMRAVAGADPQVYPVRLGGTAIEVFGARLTLQQLVLVGAAVALMAGLNLLVTRTREGRAMRAIALDPRTSSLMGIDVDAVISRTFFLGSALAGAAGVMAGAYYGKIDFLMGFLIGLKAFTAAVIGGIGNIPGTMLGGLLLGLLESFGTFWLGGEWRDVFTFGVLILFLTVRPTGLLGERVTERV
- a CDS encoding branched-chain amino acid ABC transporter permease → MGNNRVGLAGLLIALAAPFVNASPYALAVMTSTVIFVMLAAGLNIVVGYCGLLDLGYVAFFAVGAYTSGVLATRLELPLVATVPVVLVVTVIAGIVIGAPTLRLRSDYLAIVTLGFGEIIRISANNLDITGGPSGIYGIPPLTTSPVVFYYLTVAVVALAVLGAARLGRSRLGRAWRFVREDEDAAEAMGVHTYRIKLAAYIAGAVWGGLAGVLFASQLSAISPNSFTFLQSALVLMAVVLGGMGSVPGVVVGAIVISLLPEILRDLADYRFFLFGVLLIVFMLARPQGLWPARSKEPLT
- a CDS encoding ABC transporter ATP-binding protein — translated: MTLLRIEDLRLSFGGLLAIDGLCFSVGQAEIVSVIGPNGAGKTSAFNCVTGFYRPAGGQITLRGKSLSGLRPSAIAGLGIARTFQNLRLFGELSVLDNVRAGAHLWLRQSIFDALLHTPRYGRSERECTQAAHHWLDFVGLRGDRYGAARNLPYGEQRRAEIARALARRPDLLLLDEPAAGLNHGEKAEMLDLIRRIQALGIAIVLIEHDMGLVMEVSERVVVLNFGREIADGRPEDIRRDPAVIEAYLGSDTHA
- a CDS encoding ABC transporter ATP-binding protein codes for the protein MLDIHGLDVHYDGVHALRGLSVTVEQGEIVALLGNNGAGKTTTLSAISGLVRPGDGTVVFDGQEITRDKPHTIAARGLVHVPEGRRVFSTLTIHENLQLGGYMVRDQAEIRKRIAHIYELLPRLAERRDQQGGTLSGGEQQMLAIGRALVTGPRLLLLDEPSMGLAPLVVASVMRLIAQINAEGTSVLLVEQNATAALGIAHRGYVLENGVRILEGHAVELRADPRVADAYLGGMTHEPN